From Syntrophorhabdaceae bacterium:
ATATCTGCAAAAGGCTCATCCCTCCGCCCGTCCGCGAGAATGTGCCTCTGCCCTATCTTGCTCCTGCCCTGGACGCCGGTATGGCCACCTTTTTTGCCGAAGAGATCATCGAGGCGATTCGCTACCTGGAGGAGCCTAACCGCTATGCCATAAACAGCGAAGACCCTACCGACAAAACCGTGTGGCTTGGCGCAGCAAACGATGTGATCTTTAGGAAGAGAGGCGTCGAGTTTGTGGACGGAACCGCCCCGGGGTTTGCAGCCATCGTGGGCGCTGCCCCGGATTCGGCCACGGCTGCAAGAATCGCACTTGAACTGCAGGAGAAAAATCTCTACGTCTTTATGTGTGGAGAGAACGGCGGGAAACGTTTCGCCGAGCAATTGAGGGAGGCCGATATACAGGTGGGCTGGCCCACGCGACTCGCGTCGCTCGGGCCCGATATCTATGAGGCGGTTTTTGCCATCGGGTTTGCGTGCAGGGTCGCCATGGCCTTTGGCGGAATTAAGCCGGGAGATTTTCGTAAAAACCTTATCTACAACAAAGACAGGACCTATGCCTTTGTGCTCGCGCTGGGTCACGTGACCGACGAATGGTACGCAAACGCTGCGGGGGCCATCAACTGGGGTTTTCCGACGATTGCCGATACGCCGATACCTCAGGTGTTGCCCACAGGGATCTGTACATACGAACATGTTGTGTCCAATGTGCCCCATGATCAAATCGTTGAGAAAGCCGTGGAGGTGAGAGGACTCAAGGTACAGGTCTTAAAAGTCCCTATCCCTGTTTCTTACGGACCTGCATTCGAAGGCGAGCGTGTCCGGGGAGAAGACATCTACCTTGAGATGGGTGGCGGAAAAACCACGGCCGTGGAGCTGACCACAATGAGGAGAATGGAAGAGGTGGAGGACGGGAAGATCGAGCTTACAGGCCAGGATGTGGGAGACGTTACGCCAGGCACCAGACTCCATTTTGCGCTCGTGGCGGAAGTTGCGGGGAGGACCTTTCAAGAAGATTTCGAGCCGATTTTGGAGCGTCAGAACCATCATCTCATCAATCAGGCGCAGGGTGTTATGCATATCGGGCAGAGAGACATCGCCTGGATCAGGGTTTCCAAACAAGCAGTTGAAAAGGGGTTTACCCTCAAAGACATAGGGAAAATCATCCATGCGAAATATCATCAGGATTTCGGCGCCATCTTCGATAAAGTTCAGATTAAGATCTGTACGGAAGAAGCAAAGGTTGAAGAGATCCTCGAGCGTGCGCGCAGCGTCTATGCACAGAGGGATGCGCGCGTCGAGAACATGACGGATGAAAGCGTTGATACGTTTTACTCGTGTACCTTGTGTCAGTCCTTCGCCCCCAACCACGTCTGCATGGTGAGCCCTGAAAGGACCGGCCTGTGCGGCGCTTACAACTGGCTCGATTGCCGGGCTTCTAACGAGATAAACCCTGAGGGTCCCAATCAACCGGTGAAAAAAGGCGAATGCACGGACGAGAAATATGGAAAGTTTCAGGGCTGTGATGAATTCGTAAAAAAGGCGTCCCGTCAGAGTGTGCAGAGCGTGAGCTTCTATAGCCTCATGGTCGATCCCATGACTACCTGCGGGTGCTGCGAATGTCTCGCTGCCATCCTGCCCATGTGTAATGGCGTTATGACCGTCGATAGGGACTTTACCGATATGACGCCGTGCGGCATGAAGTTTACGAGCCTGGCCGGTTCCGTTGGCGGAGGAGCACAAACACCCGGCTTTCTCGGCCACAGCAAATTCAACATCACGCAGAGAAAGTTTCTTAAGGGCGATGGCGGGTTGCTTCGGCTTGTATGGATGCCGAAAAGACTCAAGGAGGAAATCTATCACCGGCTCAAGACAAGAGGAGAAGAACTCGGCTACCCCGATCTGCCTGAGATGATCGCTGACGAATCGGTGGCCAAGACAGAGGAGGAAGTGCTCGACTATATCACAAGCAAGGGACACCCTTCACTGAACATGGAAGCGTTGATGTGAGAAAGTTGTTCTTGTCGTACGAATGCTTTACCGGAATAGTTCAAAAATAAGGAGTGGCTGATGGGACTCACGGGAATCCAAATATTCAAACTTCTCCCCAAGACGAACTGCGGGGAATGCAAATACCCGACCTGTCTTGCCTTTGCCATGGCACTTGCGGCGGGTAAGACCGAGCTTGATCTCTGCGTCCATGTGTCGGAGGAGGCGCGACAGGAGCTTTCTGACGCAAGCGCCCCGCCAATAAGGCAGGTGGTGATAGGCGCAGGCGAATACGAGACGAGAATCGGCGGCGAGACGGTCATGTTCCGCCACGAAAAAACCTTTTTGAATAAGTGCGGTGTGGCCATTATTATAAGCGACGCCATGGATGAGACTGAGATAGAAGCGCGATTCTCAAAGCTCGCCTCCTATCAATACGAGCGGGTGGGCGTGATTATGAGACCCGAGCTTGTCGCCCTCAAATGCACGGGAAATAGCGAGAGATTTATGAGTCTCGTGAAAAAGGCTCGTGAAACACCCTACGGGCTAATCCTTCTGGCTGTGGACCCTTCCGTAATGAAGGAAGCCGCGGGGATCGTCCGAGACAGAAAACCACTCATCTATGCCGCTACGTCCGAGAACTACGAAGCCATGGGTGGTATTGCGAAAGAGTACGGATTGCCTCTTGTAGTGAAAGGGGAGGGAATTGAGGATGCCGCCCGGCTTGCGGAGAAACTCACAGCCACTGGTCTCAAGGACCTCGTCATAGACACCTCGACGAGAACGGTTAAAGACGCCTTTCAGGAGCAGGTCGCCATGCGGAGGGCTGCGCTCGTGAGCAAGTACAAGCCGCTCGGATTTCCGACTATCACCTTTCCCTGCGAGATGGCTCAGGACCTCATGAAAGAGACGCTCATCGCATCTGTTTTTGTGGCAAAATATGCAGGCATTCTGGTTATGAGCGATTTTCAGGGAGAGAGCCTATTCCCACTTCTCTTGCAAAGGCTCAACATCTATACGGACCCCCAGCGACCCATGACCACCAAAGAGGGCATCTATCCCATTAACAACCCCGATGAGAATTCCCCTGTGCTTGTGACTGCCAACTTTTCACTCACCTATTTCATAGTGAGCGGCGAGATTGAGAACTCACGCGTCCCAAGCTGGCTCTGTATCATGGATACGGAAGGGCTCTCTGTGATGACCGCATGGGCGGCAGGAAAATTTGTGGGAGACCTCGTGGGCGCCTTCATCAAGAAGTGCGGCATCATGGAAAAGGTGAGCCACAAAAAGCTCATTATCCCGGGCTACGCGGCTGCCATACTCGGCGATCTTGAAGAAGAGCTCGCCGGATGGGAGGTCCTCGTGGGCCCCCGTGAAGCTGCCCACATACCGGCATACCTCAAGATGTGGAAAGCATAGGGCGGGCTCTTAAGTGTTGCGCGCGTCGCTGAAAATCGTTATATCAGAGTAGGAATGTTTTATGATCCTGATCGGAGAAAATCTCAATGTCATGTCAAGGCTCGTCGGAGAGGCTTTTAAGAAGCGCGAGCCTCAGCCTGTCAGAGCGATGGTTGAGGCGGAAGTGAGGGCGGGTGTGGACCTCATTGAACTCAATATCGGACCTGCCCGTAAGGGCGGCCGGGAATTTATGGAGTGGCTCGTCAATCTGGTCCAGGATGTGACCGACCTGCCGCTCTC
This genomic window contains:
- the acsB gene encoding acetyl-CoA decarbonylase/synthase complex subunit alpha/beta, which encodes MSKIIGSAAIRGAHKILRLAEDKYEEALEKFGPGQEVGFPNTAYYLPIIYAITGIGVSKINEMRRVLDICKRLIPPPVRENVPLPYLAPALDAGMATFFAEEIIEAIRYLEEPNRYAINSEDPTDKTVWLGAANDVIFRKRGVEFVDGTAPGFAAIVGAAPDSATAARIALELQEKNLYVFMCGENGGKRFAEQLREADIQVGWPTRLASLGPDIYEAVFAIGFACRVAMAFGGIKPGDFRKNLIYNKDRTYAFVLALGHVTDEWYANAAGAINWGFPTIADTPIPQVLPTGICTYEHVVSNVPHDQIVEKAVEVRGLKVQVLKVPIPVSYGPAFEGERVRGEDIYLEMGGGKTTAVELTTMRRMEEVEDGKIELTGQDVGDVTPGTRLHFALVAEVAGRTFQEDFEPILERQNHHLINQAQGVMHIGQRDIAWIRVSKQAVEKGFTLKDIGKIIHAKYHQDFGAIFDKVQIKICTEEAKVEEILERARSVYAQRDARVENMTDESVDTFYSCTLCQSFAPNHVCMVSPERTGLCGAYNWLDCRASNEINPEGPNQPVKKGECTDEKYGKFQGCDEFVKKASRQSVQSVSFYSLMVDPMTTCGCCECLAAILPMCNGVMTVDRDFTDMTPCGMKFTSLAGSVGGGAQTPGFLGHSKFNITQRKFLKGDGGLLRLVWMPKRLKEEIYHRLKTRGEELGYPDLPEMIADESVAKTEEEVLDYITSKGHPSLNMEALM
- the acsC gene encoding acetyl-CoA decarbonylase/synthase complex subunit gamma, with translation MGLTGIQIFKLLPKTNCGECKYPTCLAFAMALAAGKTELDLCVHVSEEARQELSDASAPPIRQVVIGAGEYETRIGGETVMFRHEKTFLNKCGVAIIISDAMDETEIEARFSKLASYQYERVGVIMRPELVALKCTGNSERFMSLVKKARETPYGLILLAVDPSVMKEAAGIVRDRKPLIYAATSENYEAMGGIAKEYGLPLVVKGEGIEDAARLAEKLTATGLKDLVIDTSTRTVKDAFQEQVAMRRAALVSKYKPLGFPTITFPCEMAQDLMKETLIASVFVAKYAGILVMSDFQGESLFPLLLQRLNIYTDPQRPMTTKEGIYPINNPDENSPVLVTANFSLTYFIVSGEIENSRVPSWLCIMDTEGLSVMTAWAAGKFVGDLVGAFIKKCGIMEKVSHKKLIIPGYAAAILGDLEEELAGWEVLVGPREAAHIPAYLKMWKA